In Capsicum annuum cultivar UCD-10X-F1 chromosome 11, UCD10Xv1.1, whole genome shotgun sequence, one genomic interval encodes:
- the LOC107846972 gene encoding aluminum-activated malate transporter 2, giving the protein MEIASMNNNDKNSSNIFTNGLLWFKSLYEKLFAKIIGIAKQFKKIGKDDPRRVIHSLKVGVALTLVSLFYYFQPLYNGFGVSTMWAIMTVVVVFEFSVGATLGKGLNRGMATLLAGALGVGAHYLASASGKVVEPILLALFVFLQAFATTFIRFFPQVKARYDYGMLIFILTFCLVSISGFRVDEIVDMAHKRLSTILIGASVCVIISIFVCPVWAGEDLHKLVANNMEKLGKFLEGFGDEIFKSAEVEESKDAKKSLIEYKSVLNSKNAEETLANFARWEPGHGQFKYRHPWRQYLKIGGLIRQCACRIDALNGYINSEIKAPEEIKEKIKETSKEMSIECGKALKELSNSVRKMNLPISADEHITNAKKSAKSLNSLLKTGINNWEEINLLQVIPLATIASILTDIVICVDEIGQGVNELATLAHFKKSNNKEITTKVVEKIELSNNNIIEGSRKVHDCSSHDVVITINESNMKL; this is encoded by the exons ATGGAGATTGCTTCTATGAACAACAATGATAAGAACTCTAGTAATATTTTCACCAATGGATTATTGTGGTTCAAGTCTTTGTATGAGAAATTATTTGCTAAGATTATTGGAATTGCTAAGCAATTCAAGAAAATCGGCAAAGATGATCCAAGAAGAGTGATTCATTCACTTAAAGTTGGAGTGGCACTCACTTTGGTTTCATTGTTTTACTATTTCCAACCCCTTTACAATGGTTTTGGTGTTTCAACAATGTGGGCTATTATGACTGTTGTTGTCGTCTTCGAGTTTTCAGTTG gtgcAACACTTGGAAAAGGATTAAATAGGGGAATGGCAACCTTACTAGCTGGTGCACTAGGGGTTGGTGCACATTATTTAGCTAGTGCAAGTGGTAAAGTTGTGGAGCCAATACTTCTTGCTCTATTTGTCTTTCTACAAg CATTTGCAACAACTTTCATAAGATTCTTTCCACAAGTGAAGGCTAGATATGATTATGGGATGTTAATTTTCATATTGACATTTTGTTTGGTATCAATATCTGGTTTTAGAGTGGATGAAATAGTGGACATGGCACATAAAAGATTGTCCACTATACTCATTGGTGCTTCTGTTTGtgttattatttctatatttgtttGCCCTGTCTGGGCTGGTGAAGATCTCCACAAATTAGTGGCAAATAATATGGAGAAACTTGGCAAGTTCTTAGAAG GATTTGGAGATGAAATTTTTAAATCAGCAGAAGTTGAAGAATCAAAAGATGCTAAAAAATCCTTAATAGAGTATAAAAGTGTTCTCAATTCAAAGAATGCTGAAGAAACTTTG gCTAATTTTGCAAGATGGGAGCCAGGGCATGGACAATTTAAGTATAGACATCCGTGGAGACAATATTTGAAAATTGGAGGTCTCATTAGGCAATGTGCATGCAGAATTGATGCACTTAATGGCTATATCAACTCTGAAATcaaa GCACCAGAAGAGATCaaggaaaaaatcaaagaaacatcAAAGGAAATGAGCATAGAATGTGGGAAAGCATTAAAAGAATTATCAAATTCTGTGAGGAAAATGAATTTGCCAATTTCAGCAGATGAACATATCACAAATGCAAAAAAATCAGCCAAAAGTTTAAATTCACTTCTCAAAACAGGAATTAATAATTGGGAAGAAATTAATTTATTACAAGTAATTCCTTTGGCAACAATTGCATCAATTTTAACAGATATTGTTATTTGTGTTGATGAAATTGGACAAGGGGTTAATGAGCTTGCTACATTAGCTCATTTTAAGAAAAGcaataataaagaaattactACAAAGGTGgtagaaaaaatagaattatcaaataataatattatcGAAGGAAGTAGAAAAGTTCATGATTGTTCTTCTCATgatgttgttattactattaaTGAGTCAAATATGAAATTgtga